The Macaca fascicularis isolate 582-1 chromosome 1, T2T-MFA8v1.1 genome includes a window with the following:
- the LGALS8 gene encoding galectin-8 isoform X8 — translation MVLKDKFQVAVNGKHTLLYGHRIGTEKIDTLGIYGKVNIHSIGFRFSSDLQTQASGLELTEISREKVPKSGTPQLSLPFAARLNTPMGPGRTVVVKGEVNTNAKSFNVDLLAGKSKDIALHLNPRLNIKAFIRNSFLQESWGEEERNITSFPFSPGMYFEMIIYCDVREFKVAVNGVHSLEYKHRFKELSSIDTLEINGDIHLVEVRSW, via the exons GTGGCTGTAAATGGAAAACATACTCTGCTCTATGGCCACAGGATCGGCACAGAGAAAATAGACACTCTGGGCATTTATGGCAAAGTGAATATTCACTCCATTGGTTTTAGATTCAGCTCG GATTTACAGACCCAAGCATCTGGTCTGGAACTGACAGAGATAAGTAGAGAAAAG GTTCCAAAGTCTGGCACGCCCCAGCTT AGCCTGCCATTTGCTGCAAGGTTGAACACCCCCATGGGCCCTGGACGAACTGTCGTCGTTAAAGGAGAAGTGAATACAAATGCCAAAAG CTTTAATGTTGACCTACTAGCAGGAAAATCAAAGGATATCGCTCTACACTTGAACCCACGCCTGAATATTAAAGCATTTATaagaaattcttttcttcagGAGTCCtggggagaagaagagagaaatattaCCTCTTTCCCATTTAGTCCTGGGATGTACTTTGAG atGATAATTTATTGTGATGTTAgagaattcaaggttgcagtaaaTGGCGTACACAGCCTGGAGTACAAACACAGATTTAAAGAGCTCAGCAGTATTGACACGCTGGAAATTAATGGAGACATCCACTTAGTGGAAGTAAGGAGCTGGTAG
- the LGALS8 gene encoding galectin-8 isoform X5: MVLKDKFQVAVNGKHTLLYGHRIGTEKIDTLGIYGKVNIHSIGFRFSSDLQTQASGLELTEISREKVPKSGTPQLPSNRGDISKIVPRTVYTKSKDSTVNHSLTCTKIPPMNYVSKSLPFAARLNTPMGPGRTVVVKGEVNTNAKSFNVDLLAGKSKDIALHLNPRLNIKAFIRNSFLQESWGEEERNITSFPFSPGMYFEMIIYCDVREFKVAVNGVHSLEYKHRFKELSSIDTLEINGDIHLVEVRSW; this comes from the exons GTGGCTGTAAATGGAAAACATACTCTGCTCTATGGCCACAGGATCGGCACAGAGAAAATAGACACTCTGGGCATTTATGGCAAAGTGAATATTCACTCCATTGGTTTTAGATTCAGCTCG GATTTACAGACCCAAGCATCTGGTCTGGAACTGACAGAGATAAGTAGAGAAAAG GTTCCAAAGTCTGGCACGCCCCAGCTT CCTAGTAATAGAGGAGACATTTCTAAAATCGTACCCAGAACTGTCTACACCAAGAGCAAAGATTCGACTGTCAATCACAGTTTGACTTGCACCAAAATACCACCTATGAACTATGTGTCAAAG AGCCTGCCATTTGCTGCAAGGTTGAACACCCCCATGGGCCCTGGACGAACTGTCGTCGTTAAAGGAGAAGTGAATACAAATGCCAAAAG CTTTAATGTTGACCTACTAGCAGGAAAATCAAAGGATATCGCTCTACACTTGAACCCACGCCTGAATATTAAAGCATTTATaagaaattcttttcttcagGAGTCCtggggagaagaagagagaaatattaCCTCTTTCCCATTTAGTCCTGGGATGTACTTTGAG atGATAATTTATTGTGATGTTAgagaattcaaggttgcagtaaaTGGCGTACACAGCCTGGAGTACAAACACAGATTTAAAGAGCTCAGCAGTATTGACACGCTGGAAATTAATGGAGACATCCACTTAGTGGAAGTAAGGAGCTGGTAG